In Colwellia sp. M166, a genomic segment contains:
- a CDS encoding DUF2798 domain-containing protein produces MKKFPRKFQYPLMVSMVLPTMLFGMSGIMAYRNLPEGANFFSAWGTAIEQIVPSALLLLAVVAPTVRLFVTKVLLQPDKA; encoded by the coding sequence ATGAAAAAATTTCCAAGAAAATTTCAATATCCCCTCATGGTATCTATGGTACTTCCAACTATGTTGTTCGGTATGTCGGGCATTATGGCTTATCGTAACTTACCTGAAGGGGCTAACTTTTTTAGTGCTTGGGGCACTGCTATTGAACAAATAGTGCCATCTGCTTTGCTATTGTTAGCTGTTGTAGCGCCAACGGTAAGGTTATTCGTGACAAAAGTCTTATTACAACCAGATAAAGCCTAA
- a CDS encoding LysR family transcriptional regulator, translating into MINTKHITNLYWFCLSVECGGFSAASIKARISAPTVSRSVAHLETQLNEKLLHRDAKNFQLTNAGEEVYRKFAHVFAELDQQWTSLSNSQGELTGDIQISCPEPFADFFLQPLAIEFMNTHPKVNIHVQFALDTDEFINEKIDLAIATVPTRTAHLVQRRLFETELALAASPSYLARYGEPRNAKELINHHLLASNNLSYWSLKEAGELIKVPIKAKYTINSLRLNIRAAIADAGICVLPKVALEHLTQQAKLLPVLPDLECQKGTAYLVWTDRKMISSRVVAFRDLIFARMNSDPEQLWANMFS; encoded by the coding sequence TTGATAAATACCAAGCATATAACAAACCTTTATTGGTTTTGTCTTTCCGTTGAATGTGGCGGTTTTTCTGCTGCTAGTATTAAAGCCAGAATATCTGCGCCGACGGTCTCCCGATCGGTTGCTCATTTAGAAACACAATTAAATGAAAAACTGCTTCATCGTGATGCTAAAAACTTTCAATTAACCAATGCTGGTGAGGAAGTTTATCGCAAGTTTGCGCATGTTTTTGCCGAGCTTGATCAACAATGGACGAGTTTATCTAATAGCCAAGGAGAGTTGACCGGTGATATTCAAATTTCTTGTCCAGAGCCATTTGCCGATTTCTTTTTGCAGCCACTTGCTATTGAGTTTATGAATACCCATCCAAAGGTTAATATTCATGTGCAGTTTGCTTTAGATACTGACGAATTTATTAATGAAAAAATTGATTTAGCTATTGCAACCGTGCCAACAAGAACTGCCCATTTAGTGCAAAGACGCTTGTTTGAAACTGAGCTTGCTTTAGCGGCTTCACCAAGCTATTTAGCGCGTTATGGCGAGCCCAGAAATGCTAAAGAATTAATAAATCATCATTTATTGGCAAGTAACAACTTATCTTACTGGTCATTAAAAGAAGCGGGTGAATTGATAAAAGTGCCTATTAAAGCGAAATACACTATCAATAGCTTACGGCTTAATATTCGCGCAGCTATAGCTGATGCTGGCATTTGCGTGTTACCTAAAGTAGCGCTAGAACATTTAACTCAGCAAGCTAAACTTTTACCTGTTTTACCTGACCTTGAATGTCAAAAAGGGACGGCTTATCTGGTTTGGACAGATAGAAAAATGATCTCTTCACGTGTGGTAGCGTTTAGAGATCTTATTTTTGCAAGGATGAACAGTGACCCCGAACAATTATGGGCTAACATGTTTAGCTAA
- a CDS encoding DsbA family oxidoreductase, with product MNNKIKLDIISDVVCPWCIVGYNHLSAAIIELGLQDKVEIEWQPFELNPDMPPEGEELRAHVARKYGSSKADSDRARENITQAGAQYGFKFNYVDGMKIVNTLDAHILLDYAHQLGLQTALKMRLFSAFFTENKDVSDRNILIQEAETVGISAQQSQTAFADEENKSRIKARIAQWQKMGVSGVPTVVFNQTSALTGAQPQATFKQVLLELAESLPK from the coding sequence ATGAATAATAAAATTAAATTAGACATCATTTCAGATGTTGTCTGCCCTTGGTGTATTGTCGGTTATAACCATTTATCGGCAGCAATTATAGAATTAGGCTTGCAAGATAAAGTGGAAATTGAATGGCAACCATTTGAGCTAAATCCAGATATGCCACCTGAAGGAGAAGAGCTTCGCGCCCATGTGGCAAGAAAGTATGGCTCATCAAAGGCCGATAGTGATCGCGCAAGAGAAAATATCACACAAGCAGGCGCGCAATATGGTTTTAAGTTCAATTATGTCGACGGCATGAAAATAGTTAATACTCTAGATGCTCATATTTTATTGGATTATGCTCACCAATTAGGTTTGCAAACAGCGCTTAAAATGCGCCTTTTCTCAGCCTTCTTTACCGAAAATAAAGATGTATCCGATCGAAACATACTTATTCAAGAAGCGGAAACAGTCGGCATTAGTGCGCAACAATCACAAACCGCATTTGCCGATGAGGAAAACAAAAGTCGAATTAAAGCGAGAATAGCACAGTGGCAAAAAATGGGGGTGAGTGGCGTGCCAACCGTGGTATTCAATCAAACCAGTGCGCTTACAGGTGCTCAACCTCAAGCAACTTTCAAGCAAGTGTTATTGGAACTTGCCGAATCTTTACCTAAATAA
- a CDS encoding peroxiredoxin family protein: MMISLLGFMLLNIALVHYFYKLKKNQTPKKAIFLIFSMLIGSLLSLSAIATAFTEPVSNLNLIVVVILALLIWSTSAIFSFFLATKATPIGEIKVSVGEQILPFTTANFDYASLMGKGILLKFYRGSWCPYCSAELIMFEQLKPKLAEYNIEIFAISNDSTAQQQAHCLRDNISHTLISDEDLAVIRQYGVEHHKALAATADDTINILGIAMPLPWKMKYRPMAIPTSLLIDETGNIIWIDQSADYRLRASEAALMSAVKNNFSMK, translated from the coding sequence ATGATGATTTCACTGCTTGGTTTTATGCTGTTGAATATTGCATTAGTCCACTACTTTTATAAGCTAAAGAAGAATCAAACACCTAAGAAGGCTATTTTTCTTATATTTTCGATGCTTATCGGCTCTTTATTGTCGTTATCGGCAATAGCAACAGCATTTACCGAACCGGTATCAAACTTAAACCTCATCGTCGTGGTTATTTTAGCTTTGTTGATATGGTCTACATCGGCAATTTTTAGCTTTTTCCTCGCAACTAAAGCAACGCCAATTGGTGAAATAAAGGTTTCAGTAGGTGAACAAATTTTACCCTTTACAACAGCTAATTTTGATTATGCATCCTTGATGGGAAAAGGTATATTATTGAAGTTTTATCGCGGCTCATGGTGCCCCTATTGCTCAGCAGAATTAATCATGTTTGAACAACTAAAACCCAAACTCGCTGAGTATAATATTGAAATTTTTGCTATCTCAAATGACAGTACGGCTCAACAACAAGCCCATTGTTTACGAGATAATATTTCACATACCTTAATATCAGATGAAGATTTAGCGGTTATTCGTCAATATGGCGTTGAACATCATAAAGCACTTGCTGCCACTGCTGATGACACTATTAATATATTGGGTATTGCAATGCCTTTGCCTTGGAAAATGAAATATCGACCTATGGCTATCCCAACATCTTTGCTTATTGACGAGACAGGAAACATAATTTGGATTGATCAATCAGCAGACTATAGATTACGTGCTAGCGAAGCGGCGCTAATGTCTGCTGTTAAAAACAATTTTTCAATGAAATAA
- a CDS encoding carboxymuconolactone decarboxylase family protein, which produces MKEFKLHSVESAPEKSKAMLAGAVKQMGVIPSLYAVMAESPEILKAYQELHQLFTATSFNAEELTVVWQTINVEHECHYCVPAHTGIAHSMKVDPAITEALRNQEPMPTAKLQALHDFTLAMVRDRGAVSQEQMMAFFNAGYSQKQVLEVILGLSQKVISNYVNHVADTPVDSMFKEFVWTK; this is translated from the coding sequence ATGAAAGAATTTAAATTACATAGCGTCGAGTCAGCACCTGAAAAAAGTAAAGCAATGTTAGCCGGCGCGGTAAAGCAAATGGGCGTTATTCCAAGTTTGTATGCGGTAATGGCTGAATCTCCAGAAATCTTGAAAGCCTACCAAGAGTTACATCAATTATTTACCGCGACTTCTTTCAATGCTGAAGAGCTAACCGTTGTATGGCAAACCATTAATGTTGAACATGAATGTCATTACTGCGTACCAGCACATACCGGTATTGCACATTCGATGAAAGTTGACCCTGCGATAACCGAAGCATTACGTAACCAAGAACCAATGCCAACGGCTAAGTTACAAGCACTTCATGACTTTACTTTGGCGATGGTGCGTGACCGTGGTGCTGTTTCACAAGAGCAAATGATGGCATTTTTTAACGCGGGTTACAGTCAAAAACAAGTATTGGAAGTCATTCTTGGCTTATCTCAAAAAGTCATTAGTAACTATGTCAACCATGTAGCAGATACACCTGTTGACTCAATGTTCAAAGAATTTGTTTGGACAAAGTAA
- the pdsS gene encoding proteobacterial dedicated sortase system histidine kinase, whose protein sequence is MKMKWRFGLRSKLFLLSGFLFTIPWFGYQYVWEMEKYLRYGQEQTIIGTARALATAMHERANLFNNQASFLPSVEKGKDLYSYGLSAPIQLDGLNNDWPDFANKAHFYQQNNQLYQKLSPEQLSVNFTAAVGTYGKYLYLYFAVIDDKVIYRDNNARSITNNDHLELAFINPEGIFSRFIISNKNTGWIDAYRITNLENNIPVPARQIQGHWRDTTQGYNVEVRVPLIEFNDNIAFAVHDVDSPLGTIQASIGSADPSSAETLGTILVPSPEIERIVKGMSYTNSSIWVVDQHHRVLATTGNIKQASGVWDKRVNLNNERSDNDDDNVIYKAWHIIESNVLKPLYDRMISQPPRNFIDQLYDSENLTGKHIESALTGKPMSQWRLSTDQQAVVLSAAYPIFIDEHVKGAVIVEETTNGIRTLRNQALEKLFSSILAIMLLGALAFFLFASRISNRIRTLSNQAEMAIDEHGRINGNVDTSNTNDEIGDLSRSFSTAVNRLGQYNHYLENMSSRLSHELRTPIAVVRTSLETLAMQQQSISKLSPNDDNLTSMINQELTNENPYLSRAQQGIERLSLILTNMNEATRIEQILQNTDKSTFDIGLVINGCMQGYHLIYPEINFAFNEIALKKHYVLGSPEHIAQLLDKVVANAIEFSEDDNVVINFARDSQQLTLTISNNGELLPEQMNEQLFDSMVSIRQKHNNEQPHLGLGLYIARLICQFHGGTIKAVNKLSQQGVDVIIKLPLSK, encoded by the coding sequence ATGAAAATGAAGTGGCGTTTTGGCTTAAGAAGTAAATTATTTCTATTATCCGGTTTTCTCTTTACCATTCCATGGTTTGGCTATCAGTACGTTTGGGAAATGGAAAAATACCTCAGATATGGCCAAGAACAGACTATTATCGGCACCGCTAGAGCCCTTGCCACTGCGATGCACGAACGTGCTAACTTGTTTAATAACCAAGCGAGCTTTTTACCTAGTGTCGAAAAAGGTAAAGACTTATACAGTTATGGTTTATCTGCCCCCATTCAGCTTGATGGTTTGAATAATGATTGGCCAGATTTCGCCAATAAAGCCCATTTTTATCAGCAAAATAATCAACTTTATCAAAAGCTATCACCCGAGCAATTATCAGTAAACTTCACCGCAGCGGTCGGCACCTATGGTAAGTATTTGTATTTATATTTCGCGGTGATCGACGACAAGGTGATTTATCGTGATAATAATGCCCGTAGTATTACCAATAATGACCATTTAGAATTAGCATTTATTAACCCTGAAGGCATTTTTAGCCGCTTTATTATCAGTAATAAAAATACCGGTTGGATTGACGCCTATCGTATTACTAACCTTGAAAATAACATTCCGGTACCGGCACGACAAATTCAGGGTCATTGGCGTGATACAACACAAGGTTACAATGTAGAAGTACGGGTACCACTGATTGAATTCAACGATAACATCGCCTTTGCTGTTCATGATGTTGATAGTCCATTAGGCACTATTCAAGCTTCTATAGGTTCGGCAGATCCAAGTTCAGCTGAAACCTTAGGGACAATATTAGTGCCCTCACCCGAAATAGAGCGCATTGTTAAAGGCATGAGCTATACCAACTCTAGTATCTGGGTGGTTGATCAACATCACCGGGTATTGGCGACAACAGGCAATATAAAACAGGCTAGCGGTGTTTGGGATAAACGTGTCAACCTCAACAATGAGCGTAGCGACAATGACGATGATAATGTTATTTATAAGGCTTGGCATATCATTGAAAGCAACGTGCTTAAACCGCTTTATGACCGAATGATCAGCCAGCCACCGCGTAATTTTATCGATCAACTCTATGATTCAGAAAACCTTACCGGTAAACATATCGAAAGCGCTTTGACAGGTAAGCCCATGTCACAATGGCGCTTAAGTACCGATCAACAAGCCGTAGTATTATCAGCAGCTTATCCAATATTTATTGATGAACATGTTAAAGGAGCGGTGATTGTTGAAGAAACAACCAATGGTATTCGCACCTTAAGAAATCAAGCACTAGAAAAACTCTTCAGTTCCATTTTGGCCATCATGCTTTTAGGGGCCTTAGCCTTTTTCTTATTTGCTTCACGTATTTCGAACCGCATCAGAACCTTAAGCAATCAAGCAGAAATGGCCATTGATGAACACGGTCGTATTAATGGCAATGTCGACACATCAAATACTAATGATGAAATTGGCGACTTATCACGAAGCTTTTCCACTGCAGTTAACCGCCTTGGTCAATATAATCATTACTTAGAGAATATGTCATCACGCTTATCACATGAATTACGCACTCCAATTGCTGTGGTGCGAACATCACTAGAAACACTCGCGATGCAACAACAAAGTATCAGTAAATTATCCCCAAATGATGACAATTTGACATCGATGATAAATCAGGAACTAACCAATGAAAACCCGTACCTGTCACGTGCTCAGCAAGGTATTGAGCGTTTAAGCTTGATCTTAACCAATATGAACGAAGCCACTCGCATAGAACAAATTCTACAAAACACAGATAAAAGTACATTCGATATTGGCTTAGTGATCAATGGTTGCATGCAGGGCTATCACCTCATTTATCCAGAGATTAATTTTGCTTTTAATGAGATAGCACTCAAAAAGCATTATGTGCTGGGTTCACCAGAGCATATAGCGCAACTATTAGATAAAGTTGTCGCCAATGCGATAGAATTTTCTGAAGATGATAACGTAGTCATTAATTTTGCTCGTGACAGTCAGCAACTTACATTAACTATCAGTAACAATGGTGAACTATTACCCGAACAAATGAATGAACAACTTTTTGACTCTATGGTATCAATCAGGCAAAAGCATAATAACGAGCAGCCTCATCTAGGTTTAGGTTTATATATTGCGCGCTTAATTTGTCAGTTCCATGGTGGGACAATAAAAGCAGTGAACAAGCTAAGCCAACAAGGTGTCGATGTGATAATCAAACTACCTTTGAGTAAATAG
- the pdsR gene encoding proteobacterial dedicated sortase system response regulator: MLKRIAIVEDDAAIRENYADVLRLQGYQVQTYADKTSAMQAFNLRLPNLAILDIGLAHEYDAGFELCQWLRSMSTTLPIIFLTARDSEVDTVSGLRIGADDYLTKDISLPHLAARIAALFRRQDALGKPQQADHMLTIGPLTVDSQRMSIEWQGQSVDLTITEFWMLYALAKHPGHVKNRSQLMQDSKIYVDDSTITSHIKRIRKKFSHIDSEFNCIETVYGMGYRWNQSPAAITQGR, encoded by the coding sequence ATGTTAAAACGCATCGCTATCGTCGAAGATGATGCCGCAATCAGAGAAAACTATGCGGACGTTCTACGTTTACAGGGCTACCAAGTGCAAACTTATGCTGATAAAACATCTGCCATGCAAGCTTTTAACCTTCGCTTGCCTAATTTAGCGATTTTAGATATTGGCTTAGCACACGAATACGACGCCGGTTTTGAGCTATGCCAATGGCTACGATCTATGTCGACAACGCTACCGATTATATTTTTAACTGCACGCGATAGTGAAGTTGATACAGTATCTGGCCTGCGCATTGGTGCTGATGATTACCTCACCAAAGATATTAGCTTGCCGCACCTTGCTGCACGTATTGCTGCCCTTTTTCGACGCCAAGATGCACTCGGCAAACCCCAACAAGCTGATCATATGCTCACTATCGGACCATTAACCGTTGATAGTCAACGTATGAGCATTGAATGGCAAGGTCAAAGTGTAGATTTGACCATTACCGAGTTTTGGATGCTATACGCACTGGCTAAGCATCCCGGCCATGTAAAAAATCGTAGCCAATTAATGCAAGATTCCAAAATATATGTTGATGACTCCACCATTACCTCGCATATCAAACGGATACGAAAAAAATTCAGCCATATAGATAGCGAGTTTAATTGTATTGAAACGGTATATGGCATGGGCTATCGCTGGAACCAAAGCCCGGCAGCAATCACACAAGGTCGCTAA
- the pdsO gene encoding sortase-associated OmpA-like protein PdsO, whose protein sequence is MMTYSMTAKNTQATHNVVKNLSKKTLISAALISSLTISPVFANDYESATKLKTQQEDAAQLKEEIGLGTGMVIGAIFGGPIGAFVTGVAGNLIAKNMNAEDEVESISTAYLLEKQSNTMALARYKEEIAASEQRYQAELLALEQNYQTASLLQAQNLLMSLQFSTGSSEIKAHYQDQIISLARIVKQSPHLVLDLSGYTDKQGSEALNQALSLARINAVKNALIDQGVMAEQINLFAYGEQQPVVASVDKEISFYDRRVVIKLKNTAVATNKTKSENAQTAQNY, encoded by the coding sequence ATGATGACTTATTCAATGACAGCAAAAAATACACAAGCAACTCACAATGTTGTTAAAAATCTTTCGAAAAAAACGTTAATTAGCGCCGCTTTAATTTCAAGCTTAACCATAAGCCCTGTTTTCGCTAATGATTATGAAAGCGCAACAAAATTAAAAACTCAGCAAGAAGATGCAGCACAGCTGAAAGAAGAAATTGGCTTAGGCACAGGTATGGTTATTGGGGCCATTTTTGGTGGGCCAATTGGCGCATTTGTTACAGGAGTAGCGGGTAACCTTATTGCCAAGAATATGAACGCAGAAGATGAAGTTGAAAGCATATCGACCGCTTACTTATTAGAAAAGCAAAGCAATACAATGGCTTTGGCCCGTTATAAAGAAGAAATAGCAGCATCAGAGCAGCGTTACCAAGCTGAGTTGCTTGCGTTAGAGCAGAATTATCAAACAGCGAGCTTATTGCAAGCACAAAATTTATTAATGAGCTTACAGTTTTCAACCGGCTCAAGCGAAATTAAAGCACATTATCAAGATCAAATTATCAGTTTAGCGCGCATTGTTAAGCAATCACCGCATTTAGTGTTAGACCTTTCTGGCTATACCGATAAGCAAGGTAGTGAAGCGTTAAACCAAGCGCTTTCATTAGCACGTATTAATGCCGTTAAAAACGCACTGATTGACCAAGGGGTAATGGCAGAGCAAATTAATTTATTTGCTTATGGCGAGCAGCAACCGGTTGTTGCCTCGGTAGATAAAGAAATCAGCTTTTATGATCGTCGAGTGGTTATTAAACTAAAAAATACTGCTGTAGCAACAAATAAAACTAAGTCAGAAAATGCGCAAACAGCACAAAATTATTAA
- a CDS encoding DUF924 family protein, translated as MITAHQVLHFWFNEILPEKWWLKDLTFDQEIKHRFINLHNAANKAELFTWRDTPKGRLAEIIVLDQFSRNIYRDTAKSFASDSLALVLAQEAIALGMDMKVAENQRSLFYLPFMHSESMVIHQQALALYEKLGNANSLAFEIKHLEIIKKFGRYPHRNKILGRSSTADEDSFLQQPNSSF; from the coding sequence ATGATCACCGCGCACCAGGTACTGCATTTTTGGTTTAATGAAATATTACCTGAAAAGTGGTGGCTTAAAGATTTAACCTTTGACCAAGAAATTAAGCATCGTTTTATCAACTTGCATAATGCAGCGAATAAAGCCGAACTTTTTACCTGGCGAGATACGCCTAAAGGGCGCTTGGCGGAGATTATTGTACTTGACCAATTCTCGCGTAATATCTACCGCGATACGGCTAAATCATTCGCCAGCGATTCATTGGCATTAGTGTTAGCGCAAGAAGCTATAGCGTTAGGCATGGATATGAAAGTGGCAGAAAATCAACGGAGCTTATTTTACTTACCTTTTATGCATAGTGAATCAATGGTTATTCACCAGCAAGCGTTAGCTTTGTATGAAAAGCTTGGCAACGCGAATAGTTTGGCGTTTGAGATAAAACACTTAGAGATCATCAAAAAATTTGGACGATACCCGCATCGTAATAAAATATTGGGCCGTTCATCAACTGCCGATGAAGATAGTTTTCTGCAACAGCCCAATTCTTCATTTTAA
- a CDS encoding YqaE/Pmp3 family membrane protein: MNKLVHIIIAILLPPVAVFIKSGVGKDLVINIILSLLFFVPGVLHAIWLITK; the protein is encoded by the coding sequence ATGAACAAATTAGTCCATATTATTATCGCGATATTACTGCCACCTGTTGCTGTTTTCATCAAGTCTGGCGTAGGAAAAGATTTAGTCATTAATATTATTTTATCTTTGTTATTTTTTGTTCCCGGGGTATTACACGCCATATGGTTGATCACCAAATAG
- the dinG gene encoding ATP-dependent DNA helicase DinG — MLSDKIKQVIRSSYKAIGENLTNFNPRKQQTFLIAEIAKTLAGDYDKVRKIITIEAGTGTGKSLAYALGSIPLALSRNKKVCIATATVALQEQLVDKDLPFLKKHSGLDFNFTLAKGRQRYVCRQKLALAVANDDSPQAGFTFAEKPQASDIRTLNNMHKALNDNTWPGDIDAWPEPVNHHIWQQIQADKHSCLKHLSDHSHCPFHKARETMEAADVLVVNHSLLLADLELGGGKILPSPEDTFYIIDEAHHLPKVTRDHSSANLTIKGAIDWLGKLQETGDKIAKLVKSNSAISPSIKLADDCQDILLDMQKVLSLIDNNRSLYFNQSANSHSQFQGQNQTLQYRFENGIIPQTLKNLAEDLTDSSKKCLAHLNKLYNLLMESVKDGDTQMYLAEPLLAESGFMIQRLENFNALWQMYAKTDNEKGAPMARWLEQIEGKRSDYLISGSPIEVGFTLEDMLWSKCEGAVLCSATILALNSFDHFRRQAGLRNDDGSQYQKVDSPFDYQNNAQLVVPKMQYEPSADQFTDELIAKLPEQIKRGKATLVLFSSYWQMDKVVTALREKTKLSILVQGEQSRQKIIETHKALCDKKQDSIIFGTQSFSEGLDLPGDYLTNVIITKLPFSVPSSPVEEAQAEYITAKGGNPFMSISVPETSKKLIQATGRLLRNEKDYGVIILMDRRVVNKRYGKDLLNSLPPFKRVIE, encoded by the coding sequence ATGTTAAGCGATAAAATTAAGCAAGTTATTAGAAGCTCCTATAAAGCCATAGGTGAAAACCTGACTAACTTTAACCCACGCAAGCAGCAAACATTTTTGATTGCCGAAATCGCTAAAACCCTCGCCGGTGACTACGACAAAGTACGTAAAATTATTACCATTGAAGCCGGCACAGGTACCGGTAAATCATTAGCTTATGCTCTGGGTTCTATTCCATTAGCCTTAAGCCGAAACAAAAAAGTCTGTATCGCTACCGCAACCGTAGCACTGCAAGAGCAACTGGTTGATAAAGATTTACCGTTTTTGAAAAAGCACAGTGGTTTAGATTTTAATTTTACCTTAGCAAAAGGTCGACAACGCTATGTTTGTCGCCAAAAGCTCGCGCTTGCTGTTGCCAATGACGATAGCCCACAAGCCGGTTTTACTTTTGCAGAAAAGCCCCAAGCTAGTGATATTCGCACCTTAAATAATATGCACAAAGCGCTCAATGATAACACTTGGCCAGGCGATATTGATGCTTGGCCAGAGCCGGTAAATCATCATATTTGGCAACAAATACAAGCGGACAAACATAGCTGTTTAAAGCACTTATCAGATCACAGTCATTGCCCTTTTCATAAGGCAAGAGAGACCATGGAAGCGGCTGATGTACTGGTGGTAAATCACAGTTTATTACTGGCTGATTTAGAGCTTGGCGGCGGGAAAATTTTACCGTCTCCAGAAGACACTTTTTACATAATTGATGAAGCTCATCACCTACCAAAGGTAACGCGTGACCACTCTAGCGCCAACTTAACCATTAAGGGAGCCATTGACTGGCTTGGAAAGTTACAAGAAACCGGTGATAAAATCGCAAAATTGGTTAAATCTAATAGTGCAATATCGCCGTCAATAAAACTGGCCGACGATTGCCAAGATATTTTGCTCGATATGCAAAAAGTATTGAGCTTAATCGACAATAATCGCAGCCTATATTTCAATCAATCGGCGAACAGTCATAGTCAATTCCAAGGGCAAAATCAAACCCTACAATACCGTTTTGAAAACGGCATTATTCCTCAAACATTGAAAAATTTAGCTGAAGATTTAACCGATAGTTCAAAGAAGTGTTTAGCGCATTTAAACAAGCTTTATAATTTATTGATGGAGTCGGTTAAAGACGGCGATACCCAGATGTATTTAGCTGAGCCATTATTAGCTGAATCCGGTTTTATGATCCAACGTTTAGAAAATTTTAATGCCTTATGGCAGATGTACGCTAAAACCGATAACGAAAAAGGCGCACCTATGGCGCGTTGGTTAGAGCAAATTGAAGGTAAACGTAGCGACTATCTTATTAGCGGCTCGCCTATCGAAGTGGGCTTTACCTTAGAGGATATGCTGTGGTCTAAATGTGAAGGCGCGGTGTTATGCTCTGCCACCATTTTAGCGCTTAACTCTTTTGATCATTTTCGCCGCCAAGCAGGTTTAAGAAACGATGACGGCAGCCAATATCAAAAAGTCGATTCTCCTTTTGATTACCAAAACAATGCTCAACTGGTTGTGCCGAAAATGCAATATGAACCCAGTGCAGATCAGTTTACCGATGAATTGATTGCCAAATTACCTGAGCAAATTAAACGCGGTAAAGCGACATTGGTGCTTTTTTCGTCCTATTGGCAAATGGATAAAGTGGTTACTGCCCTGCGCGAGAAAACTAAACTCAGTATTTTGGTGCAAGGTGAGCAATCGCGACAAAAAATTATCGAAACCCATAAAGCGCTCTGTGACAAAAAACAAGACAGCATTATTTTTGGTACGCAAAGCTTTTCTGAAGGGCTAGATTTACCCGGTGACTATCTCACCAACGTAATAATCACTAAATTACCTTTTTCAGTGCCATCTTCACCTGTCGAAGAAGCACAAGCTGAATATATTACGGCAAAAGGTGGTAATCCGTTTATGTCTATTTCAGTGCCTGAAACCTCTAAAAAACTCATTCAAGCCACCGGACGTTTACTCAGAAATGAAAAAGATTACGGGGTTATCATCTTAATGGACCGACGTGTGGTCAATAAACGTTACGGCAAAGACCTATTAAACTCCTTGCCGCCATTTAAACGCGTCATTGAATAA